aggagtatgtgctccaatttcgctcagatgaagaggaactagcaacctattgaataattgacacaaagtgagagggtgacaattataaaatagtaaaaaatctaaatttagagagcaataaaaattaagaaacttgcgataaaactttgattgcaagagtttgaaggtttggtgatgtatggccattgaggtaccaccaagcatgagaatcctttttatacttgtcacggagagcggaaacactttgaccattggaggctacaaaatcagcaaactcacttgtcattaaatcctccatttcagaatctgggaagagtttagtaagtgctgtcctacacccttcactgacttctgaatctctatatggtggtacccttgatggcttagcaagcatttcatcactataaaatttgggagtcaatgcaaatgcaagaagatgtagtggggtggtcattttgttccaccgctcaacacaaattgattgaacctctttgaagaaagtttcttcgggatcttgctcttttgcattgatgatggctttcattttctcaatcatcgagtcaatgccatcatatacctctcccaaacatgggtgatccatgtcagtataacggatcatactcatgatgggcttagtgaaactcaaaagatattccactcaatcccaccaagtgtcatctaggatcatgcgctttacatttgctgccctttcagtattggattgcctccatagggaccaactttgactaattaccatgctagcaagtggctgtcgcaccttcacaagtcgcctcaagacgattgtgttggatgcaaatcgggtctcggcaacctattcaaaaattaaaaataaaaattagaatacaaagaagacatgataaaaaaataaaaattaagtaaccatcaaagtgaaatgtagattttaaaaattgaagtgtttcaattacctttagcaactccaactgtgaaaatgatctgaaaatggcctgtgacatgttatggtttgtgatgaacatttggatctcttcagcctcaacataaatttgtttgatccaatctattttcctgcctatcttttgtagcatgaggttgagagagtggacagcacaaggtgtccaaaatatgtgttcaaaccgtgtctcaatcaacatacctgcagctctacaattctttgcattgtccgttattacttggacaacattttgaggtcccacatcctgaatgcattgtataaggatgttagcaataaattgtgcatccttcacctgtccctcacaatccacagctttcagaaacattgcccctttagggcacactgcaattacattaattaatggccgatttttggtatccttccatccatctgaaatgatggacacccctgtttgtttccatgaatttctaatgggagccaatgcattgtctatgttttttacctcctttgctagtaaggtgctacgcaacttctcataacctggccctgtgtacccttgtggagcctcatttacctttttcaacatatcctgccaatatggtgatcgtaccacattaaatgacaaaccgtttgcatatagacatcttccaacggattgatctgcaatctctctagcatcattcttaaatgctctctctaatggtcccctgcttctcttcacaataacaggttcttcactaattgggtccaagaatgggtggctctctaccacgatatcaggaaaatcgctataagatggagaagtagggggcctctttgatttacttcctcttcctgtcaacaaaggatggtttgaggcacgaccaactcttgcatctgcttcctcttgctctctaatatatcctgctatttcttgaggtgacatcccatttccattctttcctagacatggtttgattccttgttagggaatggcacaaaaatgggctttgacacgactgtaggagctagtttttttcgtactacagaagttgcatatccataaaaatgttccaccaccttttacttggtctattattttgacatatttccataaaggtgaatttgggtcagttttgaaagtccgttgaggagtagagctagtagtcgttgccattatgatttctacaacaaattaaaaaataattattaatatttaataaattaatagtaaacaatagattctaaatgttaaatatataaaattaaatttaataatttatttaaaatgaaagtaattaaattttaatttttaattacacAAATTATTATAGACTATAGTTTGTTTAATAGTTTATTAAACAAACTATAGTCTATAATAATTTgtgtaattaaaaattaaaatttaattactttcattttaaataaattattaaatttaatttttaaattttatgtaaactattaaataaactataataaaattttacaaactaataaatttttttaaaaactataataaaatttaattttttaacaaaCTATGATCATTATTTtaacaaacttaaaaaaaattaaaaatttaaaacctgCGCTGGTCGTCGGTCGTCGCCCTCTTGCCTGGCACCTCCCGTCTCGCCTCTCTGTGCCGTCCTCGCGCCTCCGTCGTGCCTTTGTGGCGTCGCGCCTCTGTGCCGTCGCGCCTCTTGCCCTAGCGCCTCCTCTCACCTCTGTCGTCGCGCCCCTCTCAAACCTGCCCCTCTCAAACCTGCGTTTTTCGATTTTCCTTTCACTGTTTCGCGTGGAATAATGGTTTCGCGTTTTTTAATTTTAGCTTTGCTTTAGGTTTAAAACGTGAAAAGACATGATTCGACCCGTAAAAAAACCCTCGAAATTTGTGACCAATGCGGATTCGTCAAAAAAACCTTATGGAATCGCCACGTCTACACCGGATGCGTCTGGAATCGTGACTCCAAAAACGGATGCTTTTTAGGAGGCAAAAATCAGTACCCTGTCCGAATCCACAGGGATTCCGGGGCGAATCCGAATCCGATACGTATCGTATCCGGATTCGGGGGCAAAACCTGAAGTACCGGTAActtagattttttatattttttcatattcttatcataaaaattaaaataataaagaaGGCAGATTTATATACTTTTTAACTTGTTCATGAATTTTTTCGGAAGTTTATTAGCTGACAATCTTGTTCCCAAAACTTTGCTCGTTGAACTTGAACACAAACATGGACCATTGTGACTATTAAAAATGTTAAATAGCTGTATCCTTTTTACCTTATTTTAAAATAACTTTCCTGTCCATCTTTGTACATTTATCCATGTCTCTAGGGGAATATTGGCAGAACTTTACCTACATACAAAGTAATATTTGAAGTGACAGTttgcaaatcaataaataagaataTATTCAAATTCTAAGTGATGTGAATTTGAGTCCAGAAACGGGTCCTGATAATGATTTGGTATCCAATTGAAATAAACCAGACAGTTTGGTTTAACCTGGGCCAAATGCTTTACCTAAATGTAATATATCGGAAACAATTGATTCTGATTATACAAGTTCACAAAGAGTGACGATTATAATGAATCTAGACCTGATTTTAATCTATTTTGTAGTCTCTGTAGATGTTTATGAAGCATAATGTGCTGAGTACCATAATATGAACCATGGGGAGAGAAAGAATGACACCAAGGTCAATATTGATTCCTAATTGGATGTCTTCTGTACTGCTATGACCTTGTATGACTACAGAAATCGGTAGCTTCATCTTGTATCCTAGAAATAATTACATCTCCCAGCTACTAACCAGAGATTCTAGTTACTGATACCATTTTTTGGCTTTAAGGCTGAATTATGTAAAGTTTCAGAACACTTACTACCTTGGGAGACTTGAAAACTGGAATTGTGTGTGTTTAAGTTTGTATGGAATATGTACATCCTTTATACAGTTACTTACCGTTTATCTTGATTGTAACTAACATTGCATTCTTTTGTACAGCTTGAAGTGTTCCATCAAAGGTCAAAAGTCATACGGAGTGTCTATTGTGCTGCACAAAAGTAATGGATGAGTTCTTGTCTTTGCTTTAGTTTTCTAACTGCATTATAGTACATCACAAATGTTAAATGAGGGGCACAAGTATCATAATGTTCCTTGTAATAGTTGAACTGGAATTATGATACAAGTATTTCTTGATTTATCTCCCTATTGTTCAGAATCCAGATTGCTAGATGGACGATGTGCAATTGACTCGTCTGTTGTAAATTTAGTTGGAGATTCTACATGTTTTCCTCGATGATAGCTAAATACTTTTTCTTGGTAAAGTAATGATGTGAATCTGCTGTCAGAtaaatttttggattatttttcagTTTTGCTCGGCAAAAGAGAAGTTCAATTTCCTTTATTCCTTTTTTGTGTTATTGTGAGAAGACACAAGACTTGAACAGAATCAAGTTCAGAAATTTTGTTGTAAAACTGCTATTACGCAATGTTTCCAAGATGGGAACTGTATTGAGTTCCAGGAATTTCATAGTATGATTGCCTTGTTCAAATATTACATTTTATAAAACTCTAAAATATCGGGTTACAAAAGTACTGTTTGTAGCAAATAGTAAAAAAGACAAAATAATGTATGCTTAGTACCTACCGTGGCCCCTGGCTCTAGCAGAAATATGGAAGCATCGACATATGATTTACCGAATCTGTTATTCTGTATAGCCAAACGAATTATAAATAGCACCCAACAATCCAAATTGCTCTCTTGATGAACATAGGATCTCTGTGTTTCCAAGATTAGAACACTGTAAGAACTAAGAGAGTTAGATCCAAATGGCACATTGTTTggaaagtatcaaaacatatcgaGCAAACTGTTATATCTTTCTTGGAGTGCCTTTCTTCCCACTGTAGATTTAATAGAAGTCACAATATATGGCATGGGGCAAAGGAGTGTTTAAGTTTCATGTTTGTGAGCCATGATTTCCATTTTGAACAATGTGAATATTCAAAGATGACTAGTCATAACTATGCCAACTCCCTTCCTCTTTGTGAAAGGGGAGTGGGTTACATATAGGGTGTTTTAAGGGTTTCGGAACGGGAGTGAGATGGGTGCGCCATGCGCACATATTTGTCTGTTTTTCTAATTGTTACCCTATGATTTGAGCAAATCTTAGGCAACTCTCAGTGGATAATTAGAGAAATTGGAAAATATGACATACATGATCTTTCATTTGATAAGGGGATGTTATGCATACGgtttctaaatcattttcaattAACACTATTTAACTCTCTGAATTAAATATTTTCATATCGTCCAAAATAATTAACTAGAAAATAAATTGCACAAGTCcatatatattataatagaaatacaatattatgaatattaatattaattaaattaaattaaataattaatataataaaaatagaaTTTTATATAATGACTATAATATGGCATAATATAATATAGTAaaaacataatataataataacaagttaaatgtaatataaaaaaatattttaataaaataaaatatgatataaaatataattaagttaAATAGTAATATAATTTTAGTAAATACAAATATAGTGtaatataaaaatttaataaataaaatataataataatattaacatatatatataaagatggtAGTGccacttaatatttttttatttatataaagctGATTCAAAAAGCTCTCGGAGAAAAGAACGAGTAAGAAAAACTTCgatccttgctctacaatacatagaaaggttgtgagacttaaatctcaaatatgccaaaaaatacaatatcttataatGTCTAGAATATCGAGTGCCACATAACATCTCCCAATATCGAATGCTTTCTGGAATATATTGAACAAGGTGCAGTCCGAACCAAAACATCACGAGAGTTGCACACATTTATTATTCAACTTACAATCCAACACGCTTCTCAAATCGACATCCATTCACAACATATAGATACAACAGAACCACAAGACCCTGCACTTATAATACCACACATGCCAATTTATATCATTATAAAAAAGACCACTgcatagctatatgtaatattatcctgtacccataTCTTCCAAAATTTTCCCCTTGAGAATTGGATAAGAATCGAAATCACAATttggacccatcatattaagttcctccttggaacttaccatatttgccaaatgatctgcaacctgGTTCCCTTCTCTATATacatgtgaaatggtaaagtttGTGCAAATGTATCAATTAGtatccatgcttgttcaagtaaatatcttatctgccaattatcaatctctctctttatgcaagcgttgataataataACTGAATCGCCTTCAATTATTCGAGATGTtcagtttttttactagtagaatgccttcaagtaAAACATATAcctctgcaaagttgttagtacccaGTGGAATAAAAACagatttcaaagcaaaaacacatctTGTGTAAAACACAACCTGTGTGATCCCTTAATccagaggacaccatttcactttatttctatcaattttactagttctcactctcagAAGACAAGgtgatataatataaaaatattaatattgatataatataaatataatttaattaggattaaaatataagactaatataatttaatttaatatttattaatatcatAATATTTGATAAATAATTTACATATTCTAAAAAACATATATATTCTATTAATATATATCCTTACATTCCTTGTTCATaaataatatatcatatattacatgctgaaaataaattgtttctatttcatatatattaattaaatttattataatatatttataagaCTAATATTCTATTTATTGACATACAATCCCAATCATAAAATCtataacaatataataacaattttttttttttttgatcggtaattggtcgaagcctgaatggggacacagtagggggccccatccccattatatatcttattattattattattattattattattattattattattatgtttgattagattgaccccaacaCCTTCCCCATcccatggaaggccaagagtcacaacttagaattccacttcagatgtcccacACAGTGaaaacccagtgttttaaccagttaagctcaaccccttggacataatTACAATAAATATTAGTGTGAATAAAACAttatattgttattattatattatatttaaaatgtttattaaattaTAGTATTATTGAGACAAATAAATTGTTTCTAAttcatatatattaattaaatttattataatatattagaaCATAAAAAATGAGGTTTCAaaatcctttgcaaatgcctctgagGCAGAAACAATGGCTGAAGGAGCAAGATTGGTTAAAAGGGAAAAACATAAATTTGTCTACGAGATCAAATTGTATTCCTTTGGGACAAGGAAGACAGAGTCCATCGATACCCATTTGAAATGGTGACCCTAGAACCCAGGTGGGTGGAGGGATAGGGTCGGGTTTTCAAAGAACTCAGGATGCCTTTACATTCGTCCCTAGGGTTTGGAATGATCGAGGGAAGAGTTTCAAGATTCAATAATAGGAACAATTTCGGAAATTCAAATCATTGGGCCGAAGGCAATCGATGGGTCACAAAGGATTCGAGGGCAGTCAATGCTGGGACGAATTCAAACTTCATCAAGAGATATGGAAGCAAAATGATTGTTCTTCCTCCTAATCTTCTTAAAACATCTTTAGAGAATCTAAAGGAGAAGGCACTCTTTGTGAAATGGTATGGTTCAGGGATTGAAGCAAGAAATAATGACCTAGTGGAGAGATTTGTTTCTCGGTAAGTTAAGTCTCAGACCCCTTCAGAACATGTTTTATCTAGTCATATGCAATGATGCCAACTTGAAAATGGATTTACTACATGGCTTTCTTATGTTTTTCAAAGGTTCTAGTTTCTACAGGCGAAATTGGAACTTAGGGTTTGACCCTATCAAACACACTATAGTTAGGAAACAAATGTTGATCAGTTTGGTAGGGCTTCTAGCCGAGTTTTGGCCATTAGAAGCATTGGTCAGGATAGGTGACACTTTAAGAACTTGTTTAGGCATAGAGGAGGATTTCCCAAAGGGGCAAGCATGAGATATAGCTAGTCTGCTTGTAGAGGTAGATTCTAACTCTGGAATCTATAAAGAACTAGAAATCCTCTTAGAATTTGGCAGGTGAAAACAAAGAATAGAGATATTGAAAGATAAAATCCCAGGGAAATGTCTAATGAGAGAGGAAATGATAATAGAAAATTCTACAACCCCTATAGGTTGTAACAATCCACAAATTAGTAGTGAAGAAGTGAGTAATCCAGAAGAGCATCCAGAATCAAACAAGGATGGAAGTTTGGGGATAGAGGATAAGATCCCAAACATAGCATTAGGAGGTTTGGATAGAGGACTCTCAAAAATCAAGACTATCGGGGTAATCCCAGATGGTCAGATAGCCTTGGAGCTAGATAACAATAAGGAGACCCAAATAGAAGCAACTGCAATCATAAGAAATGGAAATACTCTTATAGAGAACTTGGGCACgactaaagaaaatgaagagataaaCACAATTAAGAGTGTGAGCTTGGAGGCACTAGAGTCTCAAGAGTTAGACTCACTTTGTTGtgcaaaaaaatctctaaaagaaCTGAAGATTCTAAAAAATGATAGTGAGACCCTAAACAAAGAGATTTCAGACCAACTGAGTCTCCTTAGTGATCAAGGAGTTCCAGAGACATTGAATACTACAAAGGTAGAGAGGGTTTCATAAACATTAATGAACTCTAAAGACTAGGGGTCAGGCTCTTCCAAGCTTGAGGTAGTATGCAAGTTTATGGGCCTTTTTGCATCTGCAAACATGGACATAGGGGCTCTTAGACAAGCCAACTTTGAAATAATGCAAAGAGTCCTGGAAAATGAGGGTTTAGAGGAGATGGAACAAGATGAATTGGGTGAGGATGAAAATATATATAACTTGGAGGAGGAACTCGAAGGAGGGAAATGTTTGGGATTATGCATGCGTTGCCGTCAGAAAGACAAACCAGATTGTGCCAAAGTAGAAGGAAAAAAGAGAGGCAGAAAATCATTGGTAGAACTTAAGCTAATAGATGGATATGCAATAGATCAGACTAAAATAAAATCCATGTTgaatgcagggaaggggaagatccttcccaaAGAAACATGAAGCTCCTCACGTGGAATAttaggggtttaaatgcccctaacaagaggcacTTAATCAAGGGCGGGATCAAAATTTATCAACTTGAGATAGTGTTTATTCAATAAACAAAATTGAATAGGGAGGAAATGGAAGGATTCAAGAGGTCGTTGGGGGTATGGGTAGTTCAAGCGGTTGGGGCTATAGGAGGTTTGGCAATATTATGGAATCCTAATAGGGTTGTAGTGGATTCAGTAGTAGAAAAAGATAACTGGATGTCAGGCCTACTGAAAAGTATAAACAATGATCTACGTTTTGGAGTGATCAATGTATATGGTCCAATACCAATTGATAAAAAAAGAGAGCTCTAGAGGGAATTCGATATATTTTGTAGCAATAATGACTTCCCTCATACTGTTATAGGGGGATATTTTAATGCGATATTGCATTTATCAAAAAAGAAAGGTGGCATTCGAAGAGAGCTACAAGGTCAAACAGACTTTAGTGAATGGGTTCAAAGGAATAACCTAATAGACATAAAATGTGGAAATGAAATATTCACATGGAATAATAGATGCAAAGGATTCAACAATATAGCAGAAAAGTTAGACAAATTCTTCTTCAAAGGAGATATGCTATAATTCAAAGGAGAGATGATTGCGAATATATTAACTGAGGTAGGATTAGATCACTATCCGATGATTCTGCATATTGGGGAGGAACAAAAACCGAGGCAAAGtccatttaaatttgaaaatatgtggttTAAGGATGATAATTTTTTTGATATCATAGAAAAGTGGTGGCAGGAGGAAACCTTCGTAGGGTCAAAATTGTTATGCTTTGTCTCTAAGATGAAAGCTTTAAAGCATAAATTATTAAAGTGGAacaaagaaaaaattcaaattatATTCACAAGAAAAAAGGAATTGGAAGAGGAGATGAAAAGTCATAAGTAGGGGGATGGATACCCAACTTTATGAACAAGAAAAAATATTACTAGGAGAGTATCATGAAGTTTTGGCCAAAGAAGAGGTGTTTTGGAGGCAAAAATCCAAAGAATCTTGGTTGGAGGTAGGGGACAACTCAAATTTCTTTCATGCCAGCACTAAAATCAGAAGAGTTTCTAATAAGATGTTGATCAAAGAGGATGGATTGACAATGGATACTCCAGAGGAGATAGTGAAGGAAGGTGTTAATTATTTCAGAGAAATTTTCAATAACTGGGATGGATCGAATTTAAGTGATCAATTAGAGATATTAGATTGCTTACCACATATAATATTCGAGAGACAAAACACCATTTTGACAGGGAAATTCTTTGAAACTGAGATCCATTCAGCTTTGTTTCAACTTCATCCGGACAAAGCTCCTAGCCCCGATGGTTTCCCAGCAAGCTTTTATAAAAAATGTTGGCATATACTTGGCAAAGAGATGACAATAGCACTAGAAGCTGCTAGAAATGGTGGCAGATTTTTAAAAGAAGTAAACAACACCTTCCTGGTTttgatccccaaaaaagagaatgtCAGAAGCTTTTAGGATTATAGACCAATATCGTTATGCAATACCTTGTACAAGGTAATGATAAAAGCCTTGCCAAATAGGCTAAAGTTAGTTTTGCCTCAAATTATATTAGAGAAGCAATCCGGCTTTGTGCCTGGACGATCAATCTTAGAATGCATTATTATAGCTCAAGAAGCAATACATTTCATTCAGTCAAAACAGATCCCCAACATGCTAATTAAACCTGACATAAAGAATGCATACGATAAAGTGGATTGGAGATTCCTATGCAAGTGTCTAAAAGCTTTTTGATTTTGTAAGAAATGGATAGATTTGATCTACTACTCTATTGCAACCCCGAGGTCTTCAATGATAATCAACGAGACCCCAGAGGGATTTTTTGAAGCTTCCAGAGGGCTAAGACAAGGGAACCTGATCTTGCCATTCCTATTAATAATAATGGCAGATGCATTGAGATGAAACTTACAAAAGGCTCAATCCATGGGGAATATTGAAGGCATTAGCATTACCAATGCGATCTCGAATGTAACTCATCAACAATTTGCGGATGATACAATGCTTCTGGGAGCGGGTTCTGCACAAGAGGCCACAAACTTTCAAACCATTCTAAAGTGATATACCAAGGTCTCAGGTcaacagatcagtatggaaaaatTTGAAGTCTTTCTTTTCTATGTTCAACCATGGACAAAACAAGAAATTTTGAGAATCTTGGAGTTCAATAAGGGAGTTTTATCTTGTAAATATTTAGGACTTCCTCTTGAAAGTGGGATTAGATCTTCGAAACTTTGGGAACCACTCAAGGAGAAGATTGAAAATAAATTAACCTCTTGGAAAGGTAGATGGTTAATTTGGGCAGGTAGGGTTGTGATGCTCAGAGCAGTATTGTCAGCATTGCCCATATATCTTATGTCTTGCCTAGCACTTCTCATTAGGGCTATTGATAAGATGAATAAGCAGATGAGAAGTTTTTTTGGGCAAGGGTTAGCATAATTTTTTTTGGCTCTAATAGCTTGGGATTCAATTTGCAAGCCTAAAGAATTTGGAGGAGTGGGGTTGAGGTAATAAGGGTGGCAAAACAAAGCTCTTGGGGCCAAATTAGCATGGAAAATGTATGAGCAACCAAATCTTAAATGGGTTAGGATATTACAAAGTAAATATTTGGTTAGAAGTGAAGCGAAGTCTATTTTTAGAACTAGCAACCCCCCTAAAGGGTCGAGAGTGTGGAATTTCATCTTGTCCCGCAGAGAACTGATTATGAGAAGATTGACTTgggatgtagtagatggctcgaaGACACTATTTGGGgccataaatattaaaatttagaaTAGGGGAAGTTTGGGGCAACCTATTGTAGGACTTTGTAAGTTTTCAAAATAAAGACAAAACTGGAACATGGGAGTGGAAATCCTTTGACAATCTATATGTTCCTAGGATAGAGGTTATCCAGCTTCAAGAGATTCTTCATAGTAGATGAATGGCTTTCAGGGATATTAGAGACAGACTGAGGTGGGATGGTTCTAAATCAGGGGTCTACTCGACAAAGGAGGGTTAAATTAGAGCTCCCTCTGTATTTAACCTGGAACAAAGGATTCCTTCCAAAAGTGGGGATTTTTTCTTGGGCTATGCTTAAAGGGAGAGTTCTTACAACATAATGGTTTCAAAAAATTGGTTTTAATGGACCCTCAAGATGCGTTCTATGTGAACAGGAGGAGGTTGCCATTAATcatttgttcctccattgttctttctctcaacaatGTTGGCAATGACTGTGTGCTAAATTAGGGTGGGCCTTTGCCTTTCCACAAGACATCTTAAGTCTATTCAAGAGCTGGCCAAAGATAAACAATTTAGGGTTATTTAGTGGCTTGTGGATTGCAAGCCCatctattttgactttgaaaatttggaaagaaaggaatagaagaatttctAAAGAATCCAAAATGAAGATATAACTTTTAACCAACAAAATTGAAGGGGCCATTGTAGAGGTGGTGAACAACAAGAATGAGCAGATATCTCATAAGATCTCTTCATCCACTCATTGCGATGGAGAAGTTAGAGGGAGATGGACTAGCCTTAAAATCCCTCAATTTTGTGGTAAGGGGTGGATGGCTAGTAACATGCCAGATTGGATTGTAAATGGGAACCACAAAGGGAGGGGTAGCATAAATTTTCATGCCAGATGTGATtgtaaatattcacttaggaaagtgg
The nucleotide sequence above comes from Cryptomeria japonica chromosome 11, Sugi_1.0, whole genome shotgun sequence. Encoded proteins:
- the LOC131859833 gene encoding uncharacterized protein LOC131859833 — protein: MFLKAVDCEGQVKDAQFIANILIQCIQDVGPQNVVQVITDNAKNCRAAGMLIETRFEHIFWTPCAVHSLNLMLQKIGRKIDWIKQIYVEAEEIQMFITNHNMSQAIFRSFSQLELLKVAETRFASNTIVLRRLVKVRQPLASMVISQSWSLWRQSNTERAANVKRMILDDTWWD